A stretch of Oscillatoria sp. FACHB-1407 DNA encodes these proteins:
- the rlmD gene encoding 23S rRNA (uracil(1939)-C(5))-methyltransferase RlmD, with translation MTTELDSPSSHRASTTANIPSNVWRQGELVELTITDLNHDGAGVGRLEGRVVFVPETVVGDRLLARLVRVKPNYSYGKLHELIESSPHRVRPSCIVADKCGGCQWQHIDYAFQLEAKRSLVIQDLERIGGFENPPVDPVLAVGDALHYRNKATYPLARSNAGQVQAGYYQKGSHHLINLNQCPIQDERLNPLLTEVKQDIQRRGWSIYNEEQHRGKLRHLGLRIGRRTGEMLLTLVTTDAGLVGLEEQAQEWLDRYPGLVGVLVNLNPDRTNAIFGSETRLIAGRPHLEEEFAGILFHIRPETFFQVNTEQAEALLEAIAQELVLQTDQVLVDAYCGIGTMTLSLARQVKQAIGVEVQAEAVEQAALNAALNGLTNVTFQQGTVEEVLPRLGVQPDVVLIDPPRKGCDRAVIDALLALQPRRIAYVSCNPSTLARDLKLLCQSGAYQLTRVQPADFFPQTAHVECAAFLHRVM, from the coding sequence ATGACTACTGAACTTGACTCGCCATCCTCGCATCGTGCATCTACCACAGCCAATATCCCCTCAAATGTCTGGCGTCAAGGGGAGTTGGTGGAATTGACCATTACTGACCTGAACCACGATGGAGCCGGAGTGGGGCGTCTGGAAGGGCGGGTGGTGTTTGTGCCCGAAACGGTGGTGGGCGATCGCCTCTTAGCGCGGTTGGTGCGGGTCAAGCCCAACTATAGCTATGGCAAATTACATGAATTAATCGAATCCTCGCCGCATCGAGTGCGCCCTAGTTGCATCGTGGCGGACAAGTGCGGTGGCTGTCAGTGGCAGCATATCGACTATGCCTTTCAGTTGGAGGCAAAGCGATCGCTGGTGATTCAAGACTTAGAGCGCATTGGCGGCTTTGAGAACCCTCCTGTTGATCCAGTGTTGGCGGTTGGTGATGCGCTGCACTATCGCAACAAGGCGACCTATCCCCTGGCGCGATCGAACGCAGGACAGGTGCAGGCAGGCTACTACCAAAAAGGGAGCCATCACCTGATTAATTTGAATCAGTGCCCAATCCAAGATGAGCGGTTGAATCCTCTGTTGACGGAGGTGAAGCAAGATATACAGCGTCGTGGTTGGAGCATCTACAACGAAGAGCAACATCGGGGTAAGTTGCGCCATCTAGGGTTACGAATCGGGCGACGCACAGGGGAAATGTTGCTGACACTGGTGACAACCGATGCGGGACTAGTGGGCTTAGAGGAACAAGCCCAGGAATGGCTCGATCGCTATCCTGGTTTGGTGGGGGTGCTGGTTAACCTCAACCCCGATCGCACCAACGCCATTTTTGGCAGTGAGACTCGCCTGATTGCCGGACGACCCCACCTCGAAGAAGAGTTTGCCGGAATCCTATTTCACATTCGTCCAGAGACTTTCTTTCAGGTCAATACCGAGCAAGCTGAAGCTTTGTTGGAGGCGATCGCTCAAGAATTAGTTCTCCAGACCGATCAGGTGCTAGTAGACGCTTACTGCGGCATTGGCACTATGACTCTGTCTTTGGCGCGACAGGTCAAGCAGGCGATCGGCGTGGAAGTGCAAGCGGAAGCCGTTGAACAAGCCGCGTTGAACGCTGCATTGAATGGGTTAACCAACGTCACTTTCCAACAGGGAACTGTGGAAGAGGTGTTGCCCCGACTCGGCGTACAGCCTGATGTAGTTCTCATCGACCCACCGCGCAAAGGGTGCGATCGCGCTGTCATCGATGCTTTGTTAGCTCTCCAGCCCAGACGCATTGCTTATGTCAGTTGCAATCCCTCAACGTTGGCGCGTGATCTGAAACTGCTCTGCCAGTCCGGAGCTTATCAGTTGACCCGGGTTCAACCTGCCGATTTCTTTCCCCAAACGGCTCATGTGGAGTGTGCCGCGTTTTTACATCGGGTGATGTGA
- the lpxD gene encoding UDP-3-O-(3-hydroxymyristoyl)glucosamine N-acyltransferase: protein MKFSELVTTLEATTEGLNHSAAQNPEITGVAAIDEAPSGTLSYVEGEKYAGYISQTGASALILPPNAAWHQQASDRNIAWISTSNPRLLFAKAIALFYQPFRPQPEIHPTAVIHPSAKVGQRVAIGAHVVIQPGVTIGDDVCIHPNVVIYPDVQIGDRTVLHANCVIHERSLIGADCVIHSGAAIGAEGFGFVPIPEGWQKIEQSGYVVLEDGVEVGCHSAVDRPAVGETRVRRNTKLDNMVHVAHGCQIGENCALAAQVGLAGGVVVGNRVILGGQVGVSNQARIGDGAQAGAKAGIHSSVQPGEIVMGIPAVPYKLFLKGSAIYNRLPEMYQSLRQIQKRLGGEKKEKEERINDEG from the coding sequence ATGAAATTTAGCGAACTCGTAACCACGTTAGAGGCAACTACCGAGGGATTGAACCATTCTGCTGCTCAAAATCCTGAGATAACTGGAGTAGCAGCGATCGACGAGGCTCCTTCAGGAACGCTCAGCTATGTGGAAGGGGAAAAGTACGCGGGCTACATTAGCCAGACGGGGGCGAGTGCGCTGATTTTGCCACCGAATGCAGCGTGGCATCAGCAGGCGAGCGATCGCAACATCGCCTGGATCAGCACCAGCAATCCCCGGTTGTTGTTTGCCAAGGCGATCGCCCTATTTTACCAACCCTTTCGTCCACAGCCTGAGATTCATCCAACAGCGGTGATTCATCCCTCAGCGAAAGTGGGGCAACGAGTGGCGATCGGGGCGCATGTGGTAATTCAACCTGGGGTAACGATTGGCGATGACGTCTGCATTCACCCCAATGTCGTGATTTACCCAGACGTGCAAATTGGCGATCGCACCGTTCTCCATGCCAATTGTGTGATTCATGAGCGATCGCTCATTGGGGCAGATTGTGTGATTCACAGTGGAGCGGCGATCGGAGCTGAAGGGTTTGGCTTTGTCCCCATCCCCGAAGGGTGGCAAAAAATTGAGCAGTCCGGTTATGTAGTGTTGGAGGACGGAGTCGAAGTGGGTTGTCACTCAGCGGTCGATCGCCCTGCCGTTGGGGAAACTCGCGTGCGGCGCAACACCAAACTCGACAACATGGTGCATGTGGCTCATGGCTGTCAAATTGGCGAGAACTGTGCTCTAGCTGCCCAAGTCGGTCTTGCTGGAGGGGTTGTCGTGGGCAACCGAGTCATTTTAGGGGGGCAGGTCGGCGTTTCCAACCAGGCTCGTATCGGCGATGGAGCACAAGCCGGAGCCAAAGCAGGCATCCACAGCAGTGTTCAACCGGGCGAAATCGTTATGGGCATTCCCGCTGTGCCCTACAAGTTGTTCCTCAAAGGCTCCGCTATCTACAACCGTTTACCGGAGATGTATCAATCCCTGCGGCAAATTCAAAAACGGTTAGGAGGAGAGAAGAAGGAAAAAGAAGAAAGGATAAACGATGAAGGCTGA
- a CDS encoding glycosyltransferase family 39 protein produces MKSFRSNWRSSSAGLHLTGLLLWTAIGVAIRFTGLDTKPPWTDEFATLVFSLGHSFETVPLDQAISLETLLQPLQLRPQATVQDVVQQLLTADVHPPLYFVLAHLWMHWFSPTTGLVSIAVARSLPALLGVLTIPAMFGLGYLIERGQQRLLLSHTTAAFMAVAPYGVYLAQEARHYTLAMLWVIASLVCLVLAERYLRSHIPPPLWLCGAWIGVNGLGMATHYFFGLTLAAIALAFMGFALQQYRADRNPLLRSPWQRLYAVALGTGVTASIWAPIWLTVHQRDITQWIQSGDRFHVFALIKPLFQWFGTWLTMWMLLPVEASWLPLAVVSVVLMIAFFWAAIPTLWRGFQRERSHPDRGSAIRILGGFVVSAIALFFGITYGFGNDLTRGARYSFVYFPGVVALFGVGMTGLWQTPTRVARGVAIAILIMGLAGGLTVVNNLGYQKYYRPDRLVPLMQQSQEPILIATTHNTLVQVGEMMGLGWEWQRQKNSPDTAPQFLLVHQDEARCTVDCPATATLDRTLTTMPRPFQLWAVNFHAPVNPEGQACVANENHHRYVNGYDAYLYQCN; encoded by the coding sequence TTGAAGAGTTTTAGGTCAAATTGGAGATCCTCGTCTGCCGGATTGCATCTGACAGGACTGTTACTTTGGACGGCGATCGGGGTTGCGATTCGCTTTACTGGATTGGACACTAAGCCGCCGTGGACTGACGAATTTGCCACCCTAGTTTTTAGCTTGGGGCATAGCTTTGAGACAGTCCCCCTTGATCAGGCAATCTCGCTAGAGACTCTTTTGCAACCGTTGCAACTACGACCACAGGCTACGGTTCAGGATGTTGTCCAGCAGCTTCTAACCGCCGATGTCCATCCCCCCCTGTACTTTGTTCTGGCACATCTGTGGATGCACTGGTTCTCTCCCACCACGGGTTTGGTTTCGATTGCAGTGGCGCGATCGCTGCCAGCATTATTGGGAGTGCTTACCATCCCTGCCATGTTTGGGCTGGGGTATCTGATCGAACGAGGGCAACAACGGCTGTTGCTAAGCCATACTACCGCTGCATTCATGGCAGTGGCTCCCTATGGCGTTTATCTGGCGCAGGAGGCACGGCACTATACCCTGGCAATGTTGTGGGTGATTGCATCTCTCGTCTGTCTGGTGCTAGCTGAACGTTATCTCCGTTCTCATATTCCACCGCCGTTGTGGTTATGTGGTGCGTGGATTGGAGTCAATGGTTTAGGAATGGCTACTCATTATTTTTTTGGGTTGACGCTGGCGGCGATCGCCCTGGCATTCATGGGGTTCGCTCTGCAACAGTACCGTGCCGATCGCAACCCTCTATTGCGATCGCCCTGGCAAAGGCTCTATGCCGTCGCACTTGGAACTGGGGTCACTGCATCCATTTGGGCTCCAATCTGGCTCACGGTGCATCAACGTGACATTACGCAGTGGATTCAGTCGGGCGATCGCTTCCATGTGTTCGCGCTGATCAAGCCACTGTTTCAATGGTTTGGGACATGGCTAACGATGTGGATGCTGTTACCTGTAGAGGCGAGTTGGTTGCCGCTGGCAGTCGTCTCTGTGGTGCTGATGATTGCTTTTTTTTGGGCGGCTATACCCACACTCTGGCGTGGTTTTCAACGGGAGCGATCCCATCCTGATAGAGGCTCTGCAATTCGCATCTTGGGTGGTTTTGTGGTCAGCGCGATCGCCCTATTCTTTGGGATCACCTATGGCTTTGGCAACGATTTAACCCGTGGGGCTCGCTATTCCTTTGTCTACTTTCCGGGAGTAGTTGCATTGTTTGGGGTTGGCATGACTGGATTGTGGCAGACCCCTACTCGTGTCGCTAGAGGCGTGGCGATCGCCATTTTGATCATGGGGCTTGCAGGTGGATTAACCGTTGTGAATAATTTGGGCTATCAAAAATACTATCGTCCCGATCGGTTAGTGCCCCTGATGCAGCAATCACAAGAACCGATTCTGATTGCTACCACTCACAATACGCTGGTGCAAGTGGGGGAAATGATGGGTCTTGGGTGGGAATGGCAACGTCAGAAAAACTCTCCGGACACCGCACCTCAATTTCTCTTAGTCCATCAAGACGAAGCCCGCTGTACCGTTGATTGTCCTGCCACAGCAACGCTCGATCGCACTTTGACAACCATGCCCAGACCCTTTCAATTATGGGCAGTTAACTTTCACGCTCCTGTTAATCCTGAGGGGCAAGCATGTGTGGCGAATGAAAACCACCATCGGTACGTCAATGGCTATGATGCCTATCTTTATCAATGCAATTAA
- a CDS encoding glycosyltransferase family 2 protein, which translates to MEPLYSLIVPIYNEEANIAELYRRVSAVMEQLDGDAELLFVDDGSRDRSLAMIQALRQQDSRVCYLSFARNFGHQIAVTAGLNFARGKAVVVMDADLQDPPELILDMAEQWHQGYHVVYAQRTQRRQESLLKRGFAYVFYRLLTRLADVDIPTDTGDFCLMDRQVVSVLNAMPERNRYIRGLRAWIGFRQTAIRFERDPRFAGEVKYTFRKSLSLGINGLVSFSKVPLRLSTYVGLIAAAIALLMVVLVLYWRFFDPNSRLTGFATIAVAIFFLGAVQLISIGILGEYIGRIYEEVKGRPLYTLAEVAGFPNIQRSTPNGAIAVRHDSTS; encoded by the coding sequence ATGGAGCCCTTGTACTCCTTAATTGTGCCAATCTACAACGAAGAAGCGAATATTGCGGAACTGTATCGTCGGGTCAGTGCCGTGATGGAACAACTGGATGGGGACGCTGAGTTGCTGTTTGTGGATGATGGCAGTCGCGATCGCTCTCTTGCCATGATTCAGGCGTTGCGCCAGCAGGACAGTCGTGTGTGCTATCTCAGTTTTGCTCGCAATTTTGGGCATCAAATCGCAGTGACGGCGGGACTCAACTTTGCACGGGGTAAGGCGGTAGTTGTGATGGATGCGGATCTGCAAGATCCGCCTGAACTAATTTTGGACATGGCGGAGCAGTGGCACCAGGGCTATCACGTTGTTTACGCTCAACGCACTCAACGTCGTCAGGAATCCTTGTTAAAACGTGGGTTTGCCTATGTGTTTTATCGGTTGTTAACCCGGCTTGCGGATGTCGATATTCCCACCGATACGGGTGATTTTTGTCTGATGGATCGGCAGGTTGTGAGTGTTCTGAATGCGATGCCGGAACGCAATCGCTATATTCGGGGGTTGCGGGCATGGATTGGCTTTCGTCAAACCGCGATTCGGTTTGAGCGCGACCCTCGGTTTGCCGGGGAGGTCAAATATACCTTCCGGAAATCCCTGTCGTTAGGAATTAACGGCTTAGTGTCGTTCTCCAAGGTTCCTTTGCGGCTCTCAACTTATGTAGGGTTAATTGCAGCGGCGATCGCCCTATTGATGGTCGTTCTTGTCCTGTATTGGCGGTTCTTTGACCCAAACTCCCGCTTAACCGGGTTTGCCACTATTGCCGTTGCCATTTTCTTTTTGGGAGCCGTGCAACTGATCAGTATTGGCATCTTGGGCGAATACATCGGACGCATTTATGAGGAGGTCAAGGGTAGACCGCTCTATACCCTGGCAGAGGTTGCAGGATTTCCAAATATTCAACGTTCGACCCCCAATGGGGCGATCGCTGTTAGACACGACTCAACCTCTTGA
- a CDS encoding tetratricopeptide repeat protein, translated as MTKRRGCPTKIHVIGFTICPLIWANVLLLSELGLATTASDYRLQGLRLREQGRFPEAIAALQKSVDLEPENLSGRVTLGWTLHLANQGRQAAEILQANLQEQPFDVPTLNALGIVYLVNDDPVAAVFTHAKAALVKSDNEIAYYNLSLALQRLQHYDWAIATALKAIELEPDNPHPRVALAIAQWGQGKAAIAQATYRETINLDNRYQNLAHLEHLNQAGFSPAQIEETKAILESLLKG; from the coding sequence ATGACAAAAAGGCGAGGTTGTCCCACCAAAATTCATGTCATCGGTTTCACCATTTGCCCTCTAATCTGGGCAAATGTGTTGCTGTTGAGTGAACTAGGATTAGCCACAACTGCCAGTGACTATCGCTTGCAGGGGTTGCGCTTACGAGAACAGGGACGATTCCCGGAAGCGATCGCCGCATTGCAAAAATCCGTAGACCTTGAACCCGAAAACCTTTCTGGTCGCGTCACCCTCGGTTGGACGTTGCATTTAGCTAATCAGGGGCGGCAAGCCGCAGAGATCCTCCAAGCCAACCTGCAAGAACAGCCCTTCGATGTGCCCACCCTTAACGCTTTGGGCATTGTGTATTTGGTGAATGACGACCCGGTTGCAGCCGTTTTTACCCACGCTAAAGCAGCCCTGGTTAAGTCCGACAATGAAATTGCCTACTACAACCTGAGCCTTGCTCTACAGCGTCTCCAACACTACGATTGGGCGATCGCCACTGCCCTCAAAGCCATCGAGTTAGAACCCGACAACCCGCACCCTCGCGTCGCTCTGGCAATCGCACAATGGGGTCAAGGAAAAGCGGCGATCGCCCAGGCAACCTATCGAGAGACGATTAATCTAGACAACCGCTACCAAAACCTTGCCCATCTAGAACACCTAAATCAAGCAGGCTTTAGCCCCGCTCAAATTGAGGAAACCAAAGCCATTCTTGAGTCACTCCTTAAAGGATGA
- a CDS encoding DUF3747 domain-containing protein gives MKKCTPLLLLPAILAASVLPPALSQQSTPQSTPVGQSSNRLIAQSTDIASAAQQFVDLLTGNDFETALQSYSPAVRETLTSASLQQNWEDITNANGAFRQQVRTRVTPLNASSNTSIAVVTAEFENGTYDIILQFDGSGIVSLDSAPNVPQIAGFDVAARPTTPGFGQREVDQNKFVAVAAPVRGGAAHQLLVLEQVSNARACWNEAGNNPVTIDPLLVNFDFTGICGRSTDSNGYSIRVNGQDLALQYSLRVVNRNNELLLVGTPRNRQEPELVIARANGTTTGFAKLALNPGWRFTKRTFDNRVLGHVYLTFEGTLPAPNPTPSPTPTTPRPSPTPTPAPTPTPTPTPVPTPTPSPVTFRDITGDVYASEIQQAVGLGFISGFYEDNTFRPQSPLTREQLVSMVLDALRQVPSTNPAAPAIVIPQQASGNPYRDVSASRWSAAKIQAARDLNLVSGYQDGTFRPSQPVTRAELIAVLRRAAEYGQTLQSRGTELRQTQQPVAFSDINNHWSSQLVTQLSGYCGVASPVNETGTTFAPNSPALRNYAAAATLRVLNCVRGQQPTASR, from the coding sequence ATGAAAAAGTGCACCCCTTTATTGCTGCTGCCAGCCATATTAGCAGCAAGTGTTTTGCCTCCTGCGCTTAGTCAGCAATCTACCCCTCAGTCTACCCCCGTTGGTCAATCTTCTAACAGATTAATCGCTCAGTCCACGGACATTGCTTCCGCGGCTCAACAGTTTGTCGATCTGCTGACTGGTAACGATTTTGAAACGGCCTTGCAGAGCTACAGCCCGGCTGTCCGTGAAACTCTCACTTCAGCCAGCCTCCAACAAAACTGGGAAGACATTACCAATGCTAATGGAGCGTTTCGGCAACAGGTTCGTACCCGTGTGACGCCATTAAATGCATCATCTAACACCTCGATTGCAGTGGTTACAGCCGAGTTTGAAAATGGCACCTACGATATCATCCTGCAATTTGATGGCAGTGGCATTGTCAGCCTTGACTCAGCTCCCAATGTTCCCCAGATCGCAGGGTTTGATGTAGCAGCACGACCCACCACCCCTGGATTTGGGCAACGTGAAGTAGATCAAAATAAATTTGTCGCCGTTGCGGCTCCGGTGCGCGGCGGTGCAGCTCACCAACTTTTGGTGTTAGAACAAGTCTCTAACGCTCGTGCCTGCTGGAATGAGGCGGGGAACAATCCCGTAACGATTGACCCTCTGCTCGTCAACTTTGACTTCACAGGCATTTGTGGCAGAAGTACAGACAGTAATGGCTATTCCATTCGGGTGAATGGGCAGGACTTAGCCCTGCAATATAGCCTGCGAGTGGTCAACCGCAACAATGAGTTGCTGTTGGTCGGTACACCCCGCAATCGACAAGAGCCTGAGTTAGTGATTGCGCGGGCAAACGGGACAACAACAGGATTTGCCAAGTTGGCTTTGAATCCAGGTTGGCGTTTCACAAAGCGTACCTTTGATAACCGAGTGTTGGGACACGTTTATCTAACGTTTGAGGGCACTTTACCTGCTCCCAATCCAACTCCGAGTCCTACCCCGACCACTCCAAGACCATCACCGACTCCAACTCCTGCCCCCACTCCCACGCCAACGCCAACTCCAGTACCCACTCCCACGCCTTCGCCTGTCACCTTCCGTGACATCACGGGTGATGTGTATGCGAGTGAAATTCAGCAAGCGGTGGGCTTAGGTTTCATTTCCGGCTTCTACGAAGACAACACCTTCCGTCCACAGTCACCATTGACTCGTGAACAACTGGTGTCGATGGTGTTGGATGCGTTGCGTCAAGTACCTAGCACTAATCCAGCGGCTCCAGCGATCGTCATTCCACAACAAGCCAGTGGAAACCCCTATCGAGATGTGTCAGCATCCCGATGGAGTGCAGCGAAGATTCAAGCGGCACGCGATTTGAACCTGGTTAGTGGATATCAGGATGGAACGTTTCGTCCGAGCCAACCCGTGACTCGTGCAGAGTTGATTGCCGTGTTACGGCGTGCAGCGGAGTATGGTCAGACCTTGCAAAGTCGAGGAACTGAGTTACGTCAAACTCAACAGCCTGTCGCTTTCTCGGATATCAACAACCACTGGTCATCTCAGCTCGTCACCCAGTTGTCTGGATATTGCGGTGTGGCATCTCCGGTCAATGAGACGGGGACAACGTTTGCGCCTAATAGCCCAGCATTGCGGAATTATGCGGCAGCAGCAACGTTGAGGGTGTTGAACTGTGTGAGAGGGCAACAGCCGACGGCTTCACGGTAA
- a CDS encoding RNA polymerase sigma factor SigF, whose product MAIQSSPRSHGIELLIAYHQNPSVEVRNKLVRLNAGLVRKIAYRMSCQSTEAYEDLEQIGYLGLIRAIERFDPNHGCAFSSFAVPYIRGEIMHFLRDRSCSIRVPRRWQDLNRQGQKIREELSKTLGRQPRDHEVAERLEISNAEWQEIRLATQNRSLLSLDATINQQMDSSVTLGDTLPDPHYQTLQLWEEDRQQVQRALSQLEETTRAAIEYVYYGNLSRKEVAEKIGVSPMTVTRRIQRGIHQMIAMLQPQASPTEP is encoded by the coding sequence ATGGCTATCCAATCCTCCCCACGCTCCCACGGGATTGAGCTTTTAATCGCTTATCACCAAAATCCCTCCGTCGAAGTTCGTAACAAGTTAGTCCGGCTTAACGCAGGCTTGGTTCGCAAGATTGCTTATCGCATGAGCTGTCAATCGACAGAGGCGTATGAGGATTTGGAACAGATTGGTTATTTAGGTTTGATTCGTGCGATCGAACGGTTTGACCCCAATCATGGTTGTGCTTTCAGTTCCTTTGCTGTGCCCTATATTCGCGGAGAAATCATGCACTTCTTGCGCGATCGCAGTTGCTCTATCCGAGTCCCTCGTCGCTGGCAAGACCTGAACCGCCAGGGGCAAAAAATCCGTGAAGAGCTGTCTAAAACATTGGGTCGTCAGCCTAGAGATCACGAGGTTGCTGAGCGGTTGGAGATTTCCAACGCAGAGTGGCAGGAAATTCGATTGGCAACCCAAAACCGCTCTCTATTGAGCCTGGACGCCACGATTAATCAACAAATGGATTCTTCCGTCACTCTGGGCGATACCTTGCCTGACCCACATTATCAAACGTTGCAACTCTGGGAAGAAGATCGACAACAGGTGCAACGGGCACTGAGCCAGTTAGAGGAAACCACTCGCGCAGCGATTGAATACGTTTATTACGGCAATCTTTCGCGCAAAGAGGTCGCCGAGAAAATTGGTGTGAGTCCCATGACGGTTACTCGCCGCATTCAACGAGGCATCCACCAGATGATTGCCATGCTCCAACCCCAGGCTTCACCCACAGAACCCTAA
- a CDS encoding allophycocyanin subunit alpha-B, whose product MSVISQVILNADDELRYPSNGELNSIKEFFKTGNQRMRIASTLAENEKKIVQEASKQLWQKRPDFIAPGGNAYGDRQRALCLRDYGWYLRLITYGVLAGDIEPIEKIGLIGVREMYNSLGVPVPGMVESIRCLKKASLGLLSDEDAATAAPYFDFIIQAMS is encoded by the coding sequence ATGAGTGTAATTAGCCAAGTCATTCTCAATGCCGATGATGAGCTACGCTATCCTAGCAATGGCGAACTCAACTCCATTAAAGAGTTCTTTAAAACTGGGAATCAGCGGATGCGAATCGCCTCGACTCTTGCTGAAAACGAAAAGAAAATTGTTCAAGAAGCCAGCAAACAACTCTGGCAAAAGCGTCCTGACTTTATTGCTCCGGGTGGCAATGCCTACGGCGATCGCCAGCGTGCTCTCTGCTTGAGAGACTATGGTTGGTATCTGCGCCTAATTACCTATGGGGTTTTGGCAGGAGACATCGAACCGATTGAAAAGATCGGTTTGATTGGTGTCCGTGAGATGTATAACTCCCTGGGTGTGCCTGTTCCGGGCATGGTTGAATCCATCCGCTGTCTAAAGAAAGCATCTCTGGGCTTGCTAAGTGATGAAGATGCTGCAACGGCGGCACCCTATTTTGATTTCATCATTCAAGCTATGTCTTAA
- a CDS encoding DUF1499 domain-containing protein gives MVRPTLVYLLTGVLMVFCWFTTITPVAAEPLSTVAIATSSSGGSTLFSFSGKRPTNLGVKDGKLAACPASPNCVNSQLEASDQEHAIAPLTYQSEPTKAMATLKSVIESMPRTKIISETDDYLYAEFTSALMGFVDDVEFYLSPVDGVIHVRSASRLGQSDLGVNRNRIEDIRNQFSALEAKA, from the coding sequence ATGGTTAGACCCACTCTCGTTTACCTGCTCACCGGAGTGTTAATGGTGTTCTGCTGGTTCACCACCATTACCCCTGTGGCAGCAGAACCGCTTTCAACCGTTGCGATCGCCACATCATCTTCAGGAGGCTCCACTTTGTTTTCGTTTTCAGGAAAGCGACCCACCAATTTAGGGGTCAAAGACGGCAAGTTAGCGGCTTGCCCTGCATCTCCCAACTGCGTCAATAGTCAATTAGAGGCAAGCGATCAAGAACACGCGATCGCCCCCCTCACTTATCAGTCTGAACCCACAAAGGCGATGGCAACTCTCAAGTCCGTAATTGAATCGATGCCGCGCACCAAAATCATTTCTGAAACTGATGACTATCTGTACGCCGAGTTCACGAGCGCATTGATGGGGTTTGTAGATGACGTTGAGTTTTACCTCAGCCCTGTTGATGGTGTCATTCACGTTCGTTCAGCATCCCGTTTAGGGCAATCTGATTTAGGAGTAAATCGCAACCGCATTGAGGACATCCGGAACCAGTTCTCCGCTTTAGAAGCAAAAGCTTGA
- a CDS encoding VOC family protein — MVQSFHYSRVFVALADVDGRLAQFYRQVLHCEPTFSIPQVYSEFELPGLRLGIFQPKASQQPEFAAASSGSMSLCIEVENLQEAIAHLTHLGHPPPGAIMHTSHGDEIYAYDPAGNRLILHQSKG, encoded by the coding sequence GTGGTTCAATCGTTTCACTATTCTCGTGTCTTTGTTGCTCTTGCGGATGTAGACGGACGACTGGCTCAGTTCTATCGGCAAGTACTCCATTGTGAGCCGACTTTTTCCATCCCACAGGTTTACAGCGAGTTTGAACTGCCGGGACTACGGTTAGGCATCTTTCAACCAAAAGCGAGTCAGCAACCGGAATTTGCCGCAGCTTCTAGTGGCAGCATGAGTCTTTGCATCGAAGTGGAAAACTTGCAGGAGGCGATCGCCCACTTGACTCACCTCGGCCATCCTCCACCGGGAGCCATCATGCACACCTCCCATGGAGACGAAATTTATGCTTATGATCCGGCAGGCAACCGCCTCATTTTGCATCAGAGCAAAGGATAA
- a CDS encoding 3'-5' exonuclease, which yields MLSTELLINYRQLSQTQLTVVDVETTGSLAYNSRMTEISVLQATLSDGILWHDAHLINPETLIPPKIVQVTGISQRMVDAAPTARDVLPSYLPRLAVSTLTAHNLEFDYSFLKTEYARLGTQFARPVSEQLCTVILARLMLPDLPSRSLPNLVSHFQFNVETSHRAKADTLACWLLAKRLLTEIANEPDELLLARFAKQWLPLRDAAKLLHCSQKEGRSRLTKAEVPCREVGRGTNRTLMYRRGDVEQVFYELQGGQQLSFADMHKD from the coding sequence ATGTTATCTACTGAACTACTCATTAACTACCGTCAGCTGAGTCAAACCCAGTTGACGGTAGTTGATGTTGAGACTACAGGTTCTCTGGCTTACAACAGTCGCATGACTGAGATCTCAGTGCTGCAAGCCACGCTGAGCGACGGTATTTTGTGGCACGACGCCCATCTGATTAATCCAGAAACTCTCATTCCACCCAAAATTGTGCAGGTGACAGGCATCTCTCAGCGCATGGTAGACGCTGCACCAACGGCAAGGGATGTGTTGCCCTCCTATTTGCCCAGGTTGGCGGTGAGCACACTGACAGCTCACAATCTCGAATTTGATTACTCATTTCTTAAAACTGAATATGCCCGTTTGGGGACTCAATTTGCTCGTCCCGTCAGTGAGCAATTGTGTACAGTGATTTTGGCTCGGCTAATGTTGCCGGATCTGCCTTCGCGCAGTCTCCCCAACCTGGTCAGTCACTTTCAGTTTAATGTTGAAACCTCTCACCGTGCTAAAGCTGACACGCTTGCCTGTTGGCTTTTAGCAAAACGTCTGTTGACAGAGATCGCTAACGAACCAGATGAGTTGCTGTTAGCCCGTTTTGCCAAGCAGTGGTTGCCCTTGAGGGATGCTGCTAAGCTGTTGCATTGTTCTCAGAAAGAGGGGCGATCGCGCCTGACCAAAGCTGAAGTTCCCTGTCGAGAAGTCGGACGTGGAACTAACCGCACTTTAATGTATCGACGCGGCGATGTGGAGCAAGTCTTCTATGAATTGCAGGGAGGGCAACAACTTTCTTTTGCCGACATGCATAAGGACTAA